The nucleotide window ATAAAAGCAACGAGTATGTGTTGTGACCATATATATTTTAATGAATATAGAAATATGTTCACCCAAATAATTGTAAATGCTGCTTGTGACGAACTCATATTTATTTTATTTAGTTCTTCAAAGGCTTTATTCGGCTCACAAAGCACGCAATATATGTTTTTAAAATATTCTTCCATTCTCTTACTCCCAAAGATAAAGAGGTCTTTTACTTAATTTGATGCTTGTCGGGATAAATGATTCAATGTAATCTTTAGGGGTAAAGATGCTTTCTGTTGTACCTAAAATTGCTTCGGCAAAAGTTGATGTTTTTGTATAGGGTACTAATATAACATCTTTTCCTGTTCCGAATTTTTCAGAAGCCATAGTCCCTATGGCATTTTGTGCGTCTGTTAGGTCACCCAAAGAGTCAATAAATCCCAATTTGTATGCTTGTCTGCCTGTAAAAATACGTCCGTCAGCATATTTTCTTAAAGTTTTGTCGGCCAAATTTTGTTTGTGAGCAGTATATTTATCGTTTCTTGTGACTCTGCCTTTTTCTATAGCTGAAATGAATTGAGAATAAGAATCGTCAACAATTCCTTCCAAAAGTTTTCTATCTTCAGAGGACATTGCTCTATAAGGAGAGCCTATGTCTTTATATTTTCCGCTTTTTATTACGTTCGGCGTAATTGCAAGTTTTTCGGTCAAGAGTTGGTGGTAATTCATTGTTGAGAATATTACGCCGATACTACCTGTTAAAGTCCCGTCCATTGCAAAAATTCTATCGGCAGCACTGGCTATGTAGTATCCTCCGCTTGCCGCAACATCTTCCATCACCACTACAACTGGTTTTGTTTTTTTAATTCTTAAAACCTCGTTATAAATACATTGAGACATTCCTACAGTGCCCCCAGGTGTATTCATCTTTATTATGATGCCTCTTATTTCATTGTCTTTACCTGCCATTTTTAAAGATTTTAATGTAGATTGAGCAGTGAATTCATTGGAAAAAGCATTTGTTTTAGAATTTGAATCAATTACACCGTTGAGCGAAACCAAAGCGATTTTATTGGTACTTTTTTTGAAGGCGTTGCTCATTTTACCTTTAGGCGAATCATTTGTGTATTTTTCGCCGTTCGTGTTTTTGGTCACTAGTCCTACAATAAGGCATAATGTGCATAATGAAATTATTATTATAGCAAATACGTTTTTTTTCATTTTAAATCCTATTGACAATCTTTTATACATTTTTCAAGCATTGAAATCATTGCTTTTTTATATTGTTCTGCTTGTTTTTTATTCTTAGCCTCAAATCTTAATGTAAAAACAGGCTCTGTGTTGCTTTGCCTGATTAGTGCAAAGCCGTCTGCAAAGACTATCCTAAGCCCGTCTAATGTGATTATATCTTTTATAGGAGCACCAAAGACGTCTTTATTGTCTTCGATTTTTTTTGTCAAAAGTTTCAATACTGTTGCTTTAAGCTCGTTTTGGCATGGGTAACGGACTTCTGTTGATGTAAATACTTTTGTGAAAGGTTCAAGTAAGTCTTCAAGTTTAAAGTCAGGGTTTTGCATTTTATTTTTTGCAACTATTTCAATTATTCTGGAACCGCCGTAAATAGCATCGTCAAAACCATAATATCTGTCTTTGAAGAACATGTGTCCGCTCATTTCGCCGGCTAAAATTGCTTTAGTTTCTTTCATTTTGTCTTTGATATATCCGTGTCCGGTCTTGCACATGATTGCATTTGCACCATTATTGTTAATTGTATCGTATAAGACTTGAGAGCATTTTACCTCCGACACTATGGCAGGTTTTTCGCCACGTTTGACTAAATCCTTAATTACGTCAAGAGCATAAATCAATAGCAGTTTATCACCTGTAAGATAATTTCCTTTTGAGTCAATAACCCCTACTCTATCTGAATCTCCGTCAAATGCAATGCCTAAATCAGCATTCGTTTCAACAACTTTTGCTTTTATTGCTTCTAAGGTTTTTTCATCGCTTGGGTTTGGGTGGTGATTTGGAAAATTTCCATCAGGTTCCGAAAACAGCTCTATAACCTCGCAACCGTATTCATTATATAGTTTAGGAGCAACCAGTCCTCCAGTTGCATTAGCACTGTCTACAACAACTTTTATGCCTTTGCCTATTTCTGGAAATTGTTTTGTCATAGAGTCAATATATTCAGGGATTATATCGAATTTTCTTGTAAGACCGAACCTCGGAGCCGTTTCATCTGTTGATATTTGGTCAATAGTAAGTTCTTTTATTTCTTTTATACCGTTTTCTGTAATTGAAGCCTTGTTGTAAGTCATTTTTAATCCGTTATATTCTTTAGGATTATGGCTTGCCGTGACAATCAATGACCCCATAATTTTTTGTTTATTGGTAATGGTCGACGGAATGCCTGCAAACTCTGAATAATATCCCATCGGTGTTGGTGCAAGCCCCATGTCAACTACGTTTGCTCCCATGTGGGTGACACCTTTTATCAATGCTTTGGAGAGTGAAGGTGAGTGCAATCTTGCATCTCTTACAGTTGAAACCCATATATCTTTAGCTTTTTGTCCTGATTGTTTTACTAAATATTTAATGTAAGCTTTACCTACATAATAAAAAAGTTCTTCGGTTACGTCTTCTTCGTATATGCCTCGAATATCATTTTTGCCGAATGCTGTAAATTTATGAGTGACAGCCATTAATTTCTCCCTTTGTAAATCCCTTGTCTTAACGTTTTAATAATATTATACTCATTATAAGAAATAAATATAATAAAAGCAAAAAGATGAAGAACAGTAACTTTCAGACAAACAAAAAAGATGATTCTATATTTGCATGTTGTTTTTTGGCACCATGCATTCTGGGCTCGCTTATTTTTATTATCATTCCTATTTTGGCTTCGTTTTCATTAAGTTTTGCTGATTGGAATCTTTTAGATATGCCAAAATTTGTCGGTTTCAAAAATTATTTTGAATTGTTCAGCAGTCAAAATTTTTGGCAAGTGTTCAACAATACTGTGATTTTTGCAATTGCTGTGACCATTCTTGGGACAATCGTTCCTTTGGTTTTAGCTTCTATACTGGCTAATAAAATCAGAGCTTCAGAATTTTTTAAAACAGCATATTTTTTACCATTTATAACCCCAATGATAGTTATAGCAATGGTTTGGGAGTGGATATTCGACCCCAATATCGGGCTTTTAAATTTTATATTAAAAACACATATTTCTTGGCTTTATGAACCCGCTACGGCAATGGTTGCAATTGTTATCGTATCTGTTTGGAAATTGGTCGGCTACAATATGGTGATTTTTTTAGCAGGACTGAGTTCTATAAATAGCAATATATTAGAAGCTGCAAAAATGGATGGCTCTGGGAGTTGTTCCACATTTTTTAGAATAACATTGCCATTATTGAGTCCTACGATATTTTTTGTGCTAATAATCACAACAATTTCATCTTTTCAAGTATTTGACTTGATTTATTTAATGACGCAAGGTGGTCCAAATAATGCTACGAATGTTTTGGTATTTTGGTTATATCAAAATGCATTTGAATATTTTAATATAGGCAAAGCGTCTGCCATTGCCTATGTTTTGTTTATATTTATTTCTGTACTAACCGTAATTCAGTGGATTATTCGTAAAAAATGGGTTTATAACGAATAAGTTAAAAATTAAAATGTTTATAATGTTATTAATGTTTGTAAAAAAAATATGCTGTGTAATGATTGTAGTCTTAAGCTTATTAAGCTACTTCGTTTAATTTTTGACCGACTTGTTTGTCATCAAAAACGATATCTATGCCTTTTTTGATATTGTTTGCTGAATTTGTTATTTCAGGAGTAAACAATAATCTGTATGCTTTAGCGAATTTGTTTACTAGAGCTGTAACTGGGTCAGAAGCAAGAGCATCAGTTTTTTGAGCATTTTGTTGAGAAACTGAATAGCCTTTTGCATATTCTGGGTATGGCAGTACAGATGACTTAAAAGTTGGTGTATAATTTTTAATAGTGTTTACTTTCATTTTTCCTTTTCCTCGGAGTCTTGTTAAATCTAAAGTGTTTTAATTACACTTTATTTATGCTTTTATTATTAATCACAATTAATTATTTGTCAACCCCTATGGGTATAAAAACTTTATAAAGCTGTAAAGAGTCTTAAACACTGGTTGTAGTATTAAGTGTATTAAAAGCACTTAATGTGCTCCTTCTTATTATCCACATGTATATTTGAAAATATAACTAGGTGGCTAATTGCGGAAGGACTCAAAAAGTTGTTATATATAATTAAAATCTTTTTCATACTTCCAACTATTCTTAATTCCAGACAGCAAGGGCAATATATGCCCTCTTTTTTTTGTCTTTTTTTTAACCTTTACAGTTATATTTGCATTGTGCACTGTTTAAACCGTTTATTAAGTATTCTTCTGTGGCGTCCATAGCACTATTTATCGCTTTTGTCAGTGGCTCAATTTGGTCTTTTGTAAATTTCCCCAGTACAAAATTTTCAGAGGGCATTCCTGTAGGTTGGGGGCCAATCCCTATTTTTAATCTGTCAAATTTTTGAGTGCCGGTGTTTTGAATAATTGATTTAATCCCGTTATGTCCCCCATCAGAGCCCGTTGCTCTAAATCTCAAAGCCCCCGCCGGCATTGCAATATCGTCATATACGATAAAAATGTCTTCTGTATCTATTTTATAAAAATTTAATAAAGCTCTAACCGCTTCCCCTGACAAATTCATATAAGTTTGCGGTTTAGCGAGCAAAATACTTTCGCCAAACTTTTCTGTCTTTGCGATTTCTGCTTTGAATTTTGATTCAAATTTAAACCCACAGTCCCATTTGTTGGCTAATTCGTTTATGTATATAAAACCTGTATTATGTCTTGTGTTTGTGTATTTATCCCCCGGATTTCCGAGTCCTACTATTAATTTCATATTAACTCCCTAGTTTATGTGGCAAATAAACAATTAGTCTATCAAGACGACCTGTTTACCATTAACAAAATTTAAAAATAAAGTAATCATATAAATATTATTAGAGGGAGGAAACTTATGTCAACCAAAAGTAAATCAATTGTAGAATTAAAAAGTAGCCAAAAGCTTTTTGATTTCTTGAAATCAACCCATCTTCACAAAAAAGATTTTGCTCAAATGATAGGCGTAACTTTATCATATGTTTACAATCTTATTGATAATGCCATTCCGTTTTCAACAAGAAGTACAACGCTTGAGCGAATTTCAGTTGTTATGGACGTTGCACCGGAAGATTTTGTCGAATACAAAATTCCGCAAGAACCTATTGTTATTGATGATGCCGTTGAATTTTTAAGAGAAAAACAATCTGAACAAAAATTATCAACAGTACAATTTCTAAAGGCATTTCCCAGAAAAAAACGTGTTGAAATCGTTGATATTTTAAGAGGTGCAAGACCAATACCACTTGATTGGAAAGAACTTATGTTAATAGCTCAGGTTCTCGATATTTCAAAAGAGGAAATCTATCCATATTGGGAAACTCGTTTGAAGCAACTATTGCAGAATTCGGGGATAAATCTTACAGCCAATGTGGGGCTCGTGAACTCAATGTTTGATTGTGCTCGAGAATATGTTCATTCAAATAAAAGAAAAGCCCTTTAACGGGCTTCTCTTTTGCTTAAAATCAATCTTTATATCCTTATCTTCTTTATCTCAACTTTTACCTCAGTCGGAGTTTTGAATATTTTTTTTTCGTATGTTACTTTTACTATTTCGTAAATGTTAGGTTCACTTAATAATGATGGGACTGAAATGTGATAAATACCATTTTTGTCAATTGTGACTTTTTCATCGTGGTAATGCCCTGATGAAATTAGTGCTATATTTTTGTGTTTAATCAGCAAATCAAAATATGGGTCAGCTTCTAATGTTCTGTGTGAAAAATTTTCATAAGGCGGAATTAGAGGAAAATGTTGGAATATGAGTGCAACTTTATCTTGATTTTCAGTCAATACATTGTCGAGCCATTTTATTGTTTCTTCGGTATAAGTGCCATGTGCACTTGGGGCAAACTGCATAGCCCCGTCAACAACTATAGCTATAGTGTTTTTGTCAGGGTAAAAATAATAACTCGGTTTATCGCTTTTTTGATACGGATTGTATAGCTGAACAGCTTTAATATATTGTTCTTTAGGGATTCCTGAAAGCTTGTAGGCATCGTGGTTCCCGAGTACAAAATAATGTGGTTTTTCAACATTTTGGGTTTCTTTCAAAAACCCCATCATGCTGTCGGTTCTTGATTTATCAATGTTGTCCCCTAA belongs to Candidatus Gastranaerophilales bacterium and includes:
- the pth gene encoding aminoacyl-tRNA hydrolase — its product is MKLIVGLGNPGDKYTNTRHNTGFIYINELANKWDCGFKFESKFKAEIAKTEKFGESILLAKPQTYMNLSGEAVRALLNFYKIDTEDIFIVYDDIAMPAGALRFRATGSDGGHNGIKSIIQNTGTQKFDRLKIGIGPQPTGMPSENFVLGKFTKDQIEPLTKAINSAMDATEEYLINGLNSAQCKYNCKG
- a CDS encoding phosphomannomutase/phosphoglucomutase, which codes for MAVTHKFTAFGKNDIRGIYEEDVTEELFYYVGKAYIKYLVKQSGQKAKDIWVSTVRDARLHSPSLSKALIKGVTHMGANVVDMGLAPTPMGYYSEFAGIPSTITNKQKIMGSLIVTASHNPKEYNGLKMTYNKASITENGIKEIKELTIDQISTDETAPRFGLTRKFDIIPEYIDSMTKQFPEIGKGIKVVVDSANATGGLVAPKLYNEYGCEVIELFSEPDGNFPNHHPNPSDEKTLEAIKAKVVETNADLGIAFDGDSDRVGVIDSKGNYLTGDKLLLIYALDVIKDLVKRGEKPAIVSEVKCSQVLYDTINNNGANAIMCKTGHGYIKDKMKETKAILAGEMSGHMFFKDRYYGFDDAIYGGSRIIEIVAKNKMQNPDFKLEDLLEPFTKVFTSTEVRYPCQNELKATVLKLLTKKIEDNKDVFGAPIKDIITLDGLRIVFADGFALIRQSNTEPVFTLRFEAKNKKQAEQYKKAMISMLEKCIKDCQ
- a CDS encoding metallophosphoesterase, with the translated sequence MFKFIKKFTQFCLIMFMLSNLALAKSHTVSFAQLTDIHYSPDGITSSSRDLSKSKANLGFAITSLNKHSKDIDFVMFLGDNIDKSRTDSMMGFLKETQNVEKPHYFVLGNHDAYKLSGIPKEQYIKAVQLYNPYQKSDKPSYYFYPDKNTIAIVVDGAMQFAPSAHGTYTEETIKWLDNVLTENQDKVALIFQHFPLIPPYENFSHRTLEADPYFDLLIKHKNIALISSGHYHDEKVTIDKNGIYHISVPSLLSEPNIYEIVKVTYEKKIFKTPTEVKVEIKKIRI
- a CDS encoding sugar ABC transporter permease is translated as MKNSNFQTNKKDDSIFACCFLAPCILGSLIFIIIPILASFSLSFADWNLLDMPKFVGFKNYFELFSSQNFWQVFNNTVIFAIAVTILGTIVPLVLASILANKIRASEFFKTAYFLPFITPMIVIAMVWEWIFDPNIGLLNFILKTHISWLYEPATAMVAIVIVSVWKLVGYNMVIFLAGLSSINSNILEAAKMDGSGSCSTFFRITLPLLSPTIFFVLIITTISSFQVFDLIYLMTQGGPNNATNVLVFWLYQNAFEYFNIGKASAIAYVLFIFISVLTVIQWIIRKKWVYNE
- the sppA gene encoding signal peptide peptidase SppA — translated: MKKNVFAIIIISLCTLCLIVGLVTKNTNGEKYTNDSPKGKMSNAFKKSTNKIALVSLNGVIDSNSKTNAFSNEFTAQSTLKSLKMAGKDNEIRGIIIKMNTPGGTVGMSQCIYNEVLRIKKTKPVVVVMEDVAASGGYYIASAADRIFAMDGTLTGSIGVIFSTMNYHQLLTEKLAITPNVIKSGKYKDIGSPYRAMSSEDRKLLEGIVDDSYSQFISAIEKGRVTRNDKYTAHKQNLADKTLRKYADGRIFTGRQAYKLGFIDSLGDLTDAQNAIGTMASEKFGTGKDVILVPYTKTSTFAEAILGTTESIFTPKDYIESFIPTSIKLSKRPLYLWE